A segment of the Candidatus Methylomirabilota bacterium genome:
CGGTCGCCGTCAACGACGCGCGCCACCGTCAGCAAGAGGTCGGCGGCGGGGCCGTCGGTGACGAACGACTTGATGCCGGTGAGCCGGAAGCCGTCGCCCGCGCGCGTGGCGGTGGTCCGCGGGCCCTCGCGCGCATCGGTGAAGGCAAACGCCGCGGCCAGCTCGCCGCGCAGCACGGGCAGGAGGAAGCGCTCGCGCTGCCCTGGCGTGCCGTGGCGGAGGAGACCGCCCGAGCCGCCGACGACCAGCCCGCCGAGCGCGGCCCCGGACGCCGCGATGGCCTCGTGGACGGCGAGCCGGCCGAGCGGCCCGAGTCCGGCCCCACCGAGCTCCACCGGCTGGGTCAGGCGGAAGAGTCCCGCCGCCTCCGCGCGCGTGCGCACCCAGCGGCGCAGCTCGGGCGTGGCGTCGCCCTCCGTCGCCACGCGTTCTCGGCGCTCGGCGGGTAGTAGCTCCTCCAGGAGAAACGATCGCGCGCGCTGCCGAAGTGTGTCGAGCGGCGCGGGCAGCGGCTCGGGCGGGAGCGCCTCGGGCGCGGTCAGACCTCGCCCCTCAGCGCGCGCGCGAGCTGAGCCAGGTGGTTCTCGTCGTGCCAGGCCATGACGCCCAGGAAGTCGTCGATGGTGCGCCGGCCGCGGGAATCCATCTGGTGCCCGGCGCGGGCCCAGTCGGCCTCGGCGCGCATGGCGAAAAAGGTGAGCGTGGCGTCGCGATGCCGGTGAAAGGCCTCGAGGGCGCCGGCCAGCGGCTGCTCGAGGTAGCGGCGCTCGGCCGCGACCTGATTCGGGTTGACGGTGGGGAACCGTGGCTCGTCGGTGGCCATGATCTGACGCAGCCGGTCCAGGAACGATGCCTCCGTGTCCCGCAGGTGGCAGAGGACCTCGATGGGCGCCCAGTTCTTCTCGTCCGGCCGGCGCGTCAGCGCCGCGGGATCCACGCCACGGAACGCCGCAGCCAGATCACCCGGCGTGCGCCCGAGCCGGGCGAGCCGCTCGGCGCGCGGGCGCCGGGCCCATTCCTCGAGGGAAGTGACCGGGGGCACCGGCACAGGCGTGGCCATTGCGGCCCGAGTATACGTCTACGGCCTCAGCGCAGCCGGCTGGCGTGCCGAGGCACCCGCCCGGCGACGAGGCGCACCTTGCGCGGCGCGGCCATCCAGATCGCCGCGGCCGAGATCACACAGAGGACGATCCCCACCAAGAACGCCACCACGTAGTTGCCGGTGCGATCGTGTAGCCATCCCGCGACCCAGGGCCCCGCCCCCGAGCCGAGCCCGGTCGCCAGGGAGAGCGTGCCGAATATGCGGCCGTAGTGAGCGCCCTGGAACAGCTCGGCGGGGATGGCGGCGAAAACCGACGCCATGCCGTAGCCCACCAATCCCTGCGCGAGCACCATCGCCCAGAGGAGCGGCGTCGTGGGCGAGGCGCGCATGGCGAGGAGGATGAGGAAGCAGGCGACGAAGCCCGCGCAGCCCAGGGACCAGATCACTTCCCGGCCCCAGCGATCGGACAGGTAGCCGAGGGCGATCTGTCCGACGACGCCCGCCAGCGCCACCAGGCCGAGCGCGTAGGCCGCCGGCTCCGGACGGAAGCCGATGTCGATCAGGTAGCGGGTCTGATGCACCTGGATCTCGTACCAGGCGAAGAGCGCGGTGAAGAACCCGACGAACGCCCACCAGAAGCGCCGGGTGCGAACGGCGCGGCCGAGCGTCCAGTCGGTCGCGGCCCAGACGGGGTCGACGACGTTGGCCGGTCGCGCGGCCGCGGCGCCCGCCGGGACGTGCCGATCGCCATCCGGCAGCAGGCCCATGTCCTCCGGCCGCCGCCGGGGCAAGAGCGCGTTGATCGGCACCAGCGCCCCGAACATGACGATCGAGAGCCCGAGGCAGGCGGCGCGCCAGCCGCGGGTGCTGATGAGGTGCTGCGCCCAGGGCAGGAGCACGATGGAGCCGATCCCTACCCCGGAGAACGCGATGCCGAGCGCGAGCCCGCGCCGCCGCACGAACCAGTTGGGCATGAAGAGGCCGTGCCCGGTATAGCCCAGGCACAGGCTGCCGCCGGAGACGAGAAAGCCGAGCGTCACGTAGAGGTGCCACGGTCGCGAGATGAGCGTGGCGAGGGCGAGCCCCGAGCCCATCATCGCCACGCCGAGCAGGATGAGGACACGCGCCCCGCGGCGATCGAGGAGCCAGCCGAGCCACGGCGCGAAGGGCGTCGAGACGATGAACCCGATCGCGAAGGCGCCCGCGGTGAGCCCGCGGTCCCACCCGAACTCATCGAGGATGGGCGGGAACAGCAGCGAGAACGCGGTGCGGGCATTGACGCCCACGCCCATGGTGACGAAGGCGCAGGCGACGATCACCCAGCCGTAGAAGAACGGAAGCCGCACGCGGGCGCCGGGCCCTACCGCCGGTCGTAACCGAAGAACCCGCCTTTCGGACGCGCGTGCGCGTGGAAATGGTCGGGAATGTTGCGCATGTGATCGTCCACCCAGTACTCTCCCACGCGCTGCGTCGCCACCTCGCCGAGACGGGCCAGCATGTGGGCGCGCGCCTCGGGGGGCGGCTGGGTTCCGTGGCGGCGCCACACCACCATGGGCGTCTCGCACACGTCACACTCGGCGATCCAGCACACGTCGTCCTCGTGGTACCAGGGCGTGATCCTCTTGGCCCGACAGAGGTCGCAGCCGGCGACCTTACCGTCGTCAGGCAGCGGCGGCGGTGGAGCGGACGCCATGGCGCCTCACCTGGACCACGGTCGTGATCGTGAGCAGCATGAACACCGCCGCGACCACGAACACCGCGCGCGGCTCGCCGCGATCGAGCAGCCAGCCGAAGAGCAGCGGCGTGAGCGAGGAGCCGAGATCGAGGCCGGAGTAGACGAAGCCGTAGACCTTGCCCGAGGCTCCGCGCGGCGTCGCCCGGCGCACCAGCATGTCGCGCGAGGGCGTGGTCATGCCGAGGGCGAAGCCCGCCACCGCCATGAGCACCGGCAGGGCAGGGAGCGCGAGCGCGCCGCTCGCCAGCACGAGGGTCAGCACCGCGCCCGTGCTCATGCCGCACGCGGCTACGAGATCGTGGCGGCGCGTGCGGTCGGCGAGGAACGCACCCAGGAGGACGCCGCCCGAGCTGCCCAGGAGAAACGCGGTGAGGGCGCCGGTGGCGACCGCGAGGGGCGCCTGGTAGAGCGTCACGAGCGTGGTCACCGAAAAGGTCTGAAGTCCGATCTGCGCGGTCGCGAGCAGGGCGAAGTAGGCGAAGGCGGCGAGCACCGGCGCCACCATGAGCAGCCGGATGTCGGCGGCAAGCCCGCCGCCATCGCCCGCCTCGCGCCGCGGAGTCGCCACCCGGTCGTCGGCGAGTGCGTCGGACTGGGTCGAGAGGAGCAAGGCCGCCGCCACGCCGATCCCGCCCACGGTGACGAGCGCGGTGCGCCACGAGCTGTGCGCGGCGAGCGCGACGACCACCACGGGCGCCGCCGTCCAGCCGAGATTGCCGCAGATCGAGTGCACGCCGTAGGCGCGGCCGAGCCGGCGCGCGTCCACCGAGGCGTTGAAGATGGAGTAGTCGGCGGGATGGAACACGCTGTTCCCGAGCCCGGCCAGTACCGCGATGGGCAGCAGGGCCCAGTACGTCGGCGCGATGCCCGCGGCGGCGATCGCGCCCGCGAAAAGGCACATCCCGGTGACGAGCACCCGCACGGCGCCGAAGCGATCCACGAGGAAGCCCGAGATCGTCTG
Coding sequences within it:
- a CDS encoding MFS transporter, translating into MRLPFFYGWVIVACAFVTMGVGVNARTAFSLLFPPILDEFGWDRGLTAGAFAIGFIVSTPFAPWLGWLLDRRGARVLILLGVAMMGSGLALATLISRPWHLYVTLGFLVSGGSLCLGYTGHGLFMPNWFVRRRGLALGIAFSGVGIGSIVLLPWAQHLISTRGWRAACLGLSIVMFGALVPINALLPRRRPEDMGLLPDGDRHVPAGAAAARPANVVDPVWAATDWTLGRAVRTRRFWWAFVGFFTALFAWYEIQVHQTRYLIDIGFRPEPAAYALGLVALAGVVGQIALGYLSDRWGREVIWSLGCAGFVACFLILLAMRASPTTPLLWAMVLAQGLVGYGMASVFAAIPAELFQGAHYGRIFGTLSLATGLGSGAGPWVAGWLHDRTGNYVVAFLVGIVLCVISAAAIWMAAPRKVRLVAGRVPRHASRLR
- a CDS encoding MFS transporter, which produces MLDATVGTLKRDVRIIGLVGSAHFFSHFFQLALPPLFPLIKETFGVPYVALGFVVSLMYASSGIGQTISGFLVDRFGAVRVLVTGMCLFAGAIAAAGIAPTYWALLPIAVLAGLGNSVFHPADYSIFNASVDARRLGRAYGVHSICGNLGWTAAPVVVVALAAHSSWRTALVTVGGIGVAAALLLSTQSDALADDRVATPRREAGDGGGLAADIRLLMVAPVLAAFAYFALLATAQIGLQTFSVTTLVTLYQAPLAVATGALTAFLLGSSGGVLLGAFLADRTRRHDLVAACGMSTGAVLTLVLASGALALPALPVLMAVAGFALGMTTPSRDMLVRRATPRGASGKVYGFVYSGLDLGSSLTPLLFGWLLDRGEPRAVFVVAAVFMLLTITTVVQVRRHGVRSTAAAA
- a CDS encoding DinB family protein, giving the protein MATPVPVPPVTSLEEWARRPRAERLARLGRTPGDLAAAFRGVDPAALTRRPDEKNWAPIEVLCHLRDTEASFLDRLRQIMATDEPRFPTVNPNQVAAERRYLEQPLAGALEAFHRHRDATLTFFAMRAEADWARAGHQMDSRGRRTIDDFLGVMAWHDENHLAQLARALRGEV